TCGCAGCCTACGCCCTCCCCACCTCCGCCCACCCACTCCAAAGCGGTCCCGCGGTCGATGACGTCTTCCTCCTCACCCCCGCGACGAACACTCCCGACAGGTATCACACCGGCTCGTCACAGAGCGCCCAGTTGGCGATCGTCAATCTCCGCGGCTCCTTCGTAGACAACCACCCCTCAGGCATCCAGGTCGAAGGGCTCACCGTGCAATCGATCATCGGCACCCTCCACGCCGCCCTCCCGCAGGTCACCGGCGTCCGTTTCCTCGTAGACGGCCAGCCTCACGACACCCTCGCCGGCCATGCCGACCTGCTCCGCACCTACCCCGCAGTCGACACCACCTCTCACCCAGCCCCACCCACCGAAGCTCCTCAGCTATAAAAGAAAGAGCATAAATAGTTCATTCGTCGCCTCGACTATTGTTCTTGCCGTTCCACGTTCTGCCGTCATCCTGAGCGCAGCGAAGGACCCCGAAGGTCTCCGGCCCTTCACAACCTTCCGAACCTTTCCGCCAAAAAAGAATGTTCAACAATAACAAGAGCTTCAGCAGAAAGAACCAGCCCTGAGCAAGAGAAACAGCCCTCAACAAAAAAGAAAGCAGCTTCAGCAATAAAACAACCATGACCGAAAGCCCCGCAGCCAATCCAAACACCGCAAAATCCCTCACCATCGGCGTCTTCGACTCAGGCTTCGGCGGCCTCACCGTCCTCCGCGCGCTCCTCCCGCTCATCCCACACGCCCACTACCTCTTCCTAGGCGACACCGCACGTCTCCCCTACGGCTCCAAGTCCCGCGAAACCGTCGCTCGCTACGCCGTCTCCAGCGCAAAGTTCCTCCACGCACAAGGAGCCGACCTCCTCGTTATCGCCTGCAACACCGCCACTGCCCTCGCCCTGCCAGATATCCAGCAAGCCCTGCCCATCCCCGTCATCGGCGTAGTCGAACCCGGAGCCCAGGCGGCCCTCGCAACCTCCAGCTTCCCCGACAGCCCCAACCACGTCCTCGTCCTCGCCACCCAAGCCACAGTCCAGTCCCACGCCTACACCCGCGCCCTCAACGCCCTCGGCCTCGAAGCCTGCGAAAAAGCCTGCCCCCTCCTCGTCCCCCTCGTCGAAGAGGGCTGGACCAACCACCCCGTCACCGACGAAGTTCTAAAAATCTACCTAACCGAAGCCCTTGCCGCCGCACCCGCCACGCAGACCCTCCTCCTCGGCTGCACCCACTACCCACTCATCGAGCCGGCCATCCACCGCACCCTCGACTCCATCGGCCATACCCTCACCATCATCGACTCCGCCGAAGCCACCGCCCGAGCCACCGCGACCCTCGTAGCCCAGCACTTCCCCAACCTCACCCCCACCGCCAAGCCCACCTGCACCTTCTACGCCACCGACTCCATAGAAAAATTCCAGCGCCTGGGCTCCAACTTCCTTGGCCAGCCCGTCACCGAAGTCAATCTAGTAGATCTCGGCGGCTAGCGCCCCAAGCCTAAGTTTGCGGCAAACTATCCGCATTGCCTTTAAGCTTTTGCTGTCATCCTGAGCGCAGCGAAGGATCCCGACGAACTCCGTCCAACCCTAGCCGCCCGACCCTTTCAACCCCACCCCAAGGTGGAACGAACCATCGAAGTCCAAGTGTGTCTGAAATATTTGATAGGCTGTCCTGATGAGTCCGCAGAACCGAATTGTCTTCACCGTTCTTGGAGCTTTATGGGTCGGAGGGTGGGGGTTTGCGTTCTACCGGTATCCTGAGTTTTTTGCTTCTATAAACCACCGCCTTGGACGGAAGATGTTTGCAACTCCGAGGTACATCGCGTTGCTTAGGGGATCGGAATTGTTGAAATGGTTCTCGCGGGTATCGGTATCATCTCGCTTTTCCTGATCAATTGGTAAAGCTGCCCGGTCGGGTTAGACCGACCAACGCAGATTTCAGACACCATCGAAGTCCAGACTTAAGTCTTCTCTTTCGAAGACTTTGACACAAAAACAAGGGGAAGGGGGAGGTACCTCGACCCACGAAACGGAGCCAACCAGATGCCTTACCTGCTCAAAACCGAACCCACCAAATACTCCTTCGAAGACCTCGAGCGCGATGGCGAGACCACCTGGGACGGCATCTCCAACCCCCAGGCCCTCCTCAACCTTCGTGGCATGAAGCCCGGAGAAAAACTCGTCATCTATCACTCCAACATCGGCAAAGCGGCCGTTGGCACCGCAAAAGTAGTCTCGGTAGACGCCACCGACCCCAAAAACCCGCAGGTACGCATCAAGCCCGTCAAGCGCCTCAAGACCGAGAAGCCCCTCGACGAGATCCGCACCGCCGCCGTCTTCAAAGACTCCATCCTCTTCCGCCAGTTCCGCCTATCCGTCGTCCCCCTCACCGACGCCCAATATGACTGGCTCACAATCGCGTAACCCCAATCACGTAGCCCGCAATTGAATACAGGAGGAATTGTGCGCGTCTTCGTGCAAAGATCATCGCTTGCTCTATTCGCGGTTCTCGTAGGCTCCATGCAAGCGCAGTCAACACCAGCGCTGCGTCATGGTCCAGCCTTCGGAACATTTAGCAACCTGCACTATATTGATCAAACCGGCGACGTAGTCGGTACCGAGATAACGATCATTCCTCAGCACAAAACGGCCTATGCAATCTTTCAGTGCTCCGAAGGCGCACCAAGCGATCCAGTCTTCGTCCCGGTGTCATTGAATGGCCGTCAGATCCAGTTCACGGTACACAGTCGGGACAAAAGTTGCGATGGAGTCTTCACTGGAACGATCACTGCTCGGGGCCTGAAGCTCGTTGCGCAAAGCGAAAACAAAGGCCCGAAAGAGTCCGAAGGTGGCGAACTCCTTTCGCGACGAGCGAGCTACTGGTCTCATTAGCGCAATCTAGTCCTGAGGCGTATCCAGCGACTCCGCTGAGCTATCCCTTCTTCAAGATCACCTTCTTCTCGAAGTAGGAAGCATTCGCCATATGGCAAGCCGCCGCCGCATGGTATCCAAACACCACGTCCTCCGCCACCGGCTTCCGCGACCGCACCGCATCGAAGAACGTAGCCAGGTGCGGCCGCAGCTCATCCCACGACGGTCCCTTCCAAGCCATCGTGTCATCCAACGGATGCTCCGCCAGAAACGCATCGTGCTCCGCATGCCACTGCTTCTCATACTGCGCATGCATCGCCGCCGGAAACCCATTGATCCCATAAGCCGGCGACCGATCCACTCCCAGCTGAGGAATCAACGTGACCGTATTGGTATTCGAAATCTCGATCACACCCTTCGGCCCCATCACCCGCGTCACCTCCGGCGTATCCGTCCCCAGTGTCAATCGCACCGTCACCGGCACACCGCTATATTCAAACTCCGTCACCATCAGGTCCGGCATATTCCGCCCATCCTTCCAGCGATAGATCCCCCCAATCGAATAAGCCCTGTCCGGAATTGCATTGATCCCAGTTACAAATTGCATCCCGCTCAGCAGATGCACCATCAGGTCACCCGCCATCCCAGTGCCGTACTCGTGAAACGCACGCCACCGCGCAAACGCAATCGGATCGAACGCCTTCTTCGGCGCACTCCCCTGCCACGTCGCCCAGTCCAGCGTCTCCGGCGAAAGATCCAACGGCGGCGGATACACCCACGCTCCACCCGGCGAGTTTCTCCCCAGCTGTAGCTCAACCTGATGCACCTCGCCAATCGCGCCCGAGTCGTACAACTCCTTCGCCTTCCCAAATACCTTCGAACTCACCCGCTGCGAACCCACCTGCACAAAGTTGTTGCTCCCCTTCACCGCCGCCACCATCTCTTCCCCCTCAGCGATCGTGTGCGACATCGGCTTCTCGCAATGCACATCCTTCCCCGCGCGAATCGCATCCACCGTGATCTGCTTATGCCAGTGATCTGGCACCGCAACAATCACCGCTTCGATATCCTTGTCCTCCAAAATGTCCTGATACCGCCGCGTCGTCTTGATATTCGCGCCCGCAATCTCCTTCGCCAATGTGTGCCGCCCGTCATACAGATCGCACGCCGCCACACACTGCGCCTGCGGCAGTGTCACCGCAGCCCTCAACAGCGAAGACCCTTGAATCCCCACGCCGATGCTCGCGAATCTTACCCGGTCCCCACTCGCCACCGGCTGCGCCTGCTCCTGCCCAAGCACCACCGCTCCCGGCAGAGCCGCCGCCATAGCCAACCCACTCCCCGTCTGTAAAAACCGTCTGCGCGAAAACTCCGACATCAAAATATCCTCCTCGAACAACGCCTCCACTATAGAAGAATCCGCCGCGCTCTCGTACCGCCCTCACCCTGCTATCCTTTCTGTTGGGCCGCGCCTCAGCCGCCAAGCCATCTCGAAAGGATCACCGCGCATCATGATTGACCTCAAAGGCAAAGTAGCCGTCGTCTTCGGCCTCGCCAACAAACGCAGCATCGCCTGGGGCATCGCCCAGAAGCTCTTTGAAGCCGGCGCCACCCTCGCCATCTGCTACCAGAACGAACGCCTCCAGCGCGAAGCCGAAGAGCTCGCCGCCGATCTCCCCGGAACAAAGACCTTCCGCTGCGACGTCTCCATCGACGCCGACATTGACGGCGTCATCGACCAGCTCAAATCCGCCTACGGCAAGATCGACATCCTCGTCCACTCCATCGGCTTTGCCCCGAACATCAAGAACAACGTTCTCAACACCGCCCGCGAAGACTTCCGCATCGCGCACGACATCAGCGTCTACTCCCTCATCGCCCTCGCTCGCGCCGCAGAGCCTCTCATGGCCGAAGGAAGCTCCATCCTCACCCTCACCTACTACGGCGCAGAAAAAGTCTTCCCCAACTACAACATCATGGGCGTAGCTAAAGCCGGACTCGAAGCCGCCGTCCGCTACCTCGCCTCCGACCTCGGAGCTAAAAAGATTCGCGTCAACGCGATCTCCGCCGGGCCCATCAAAACCCTCGCCGCCCGCGGTATCAGCGACTTCACCAGCATCCTCACCGCCGTCGAACAGCGCGCCCCACTCCATCGCAACGTCGATGCCTTAGAGGTTGGCAACACTGCTCTCTTCCTCTCGAGCCCCCTCGCCAGCGGCATCACCGGCGAAATCACCTTCGTCGACTGCGGCTTCAACATCACCGGTCTATAACAAAGGCCCCCCCGCGTATCACAACGTCACCGGCCACTACCACGGCAACCACACCCGATAGCAACCACCCAGCACGTCATCCTGAGCTGCGCAGGTCACAGTCTCATCGTGACCTGCGCAGCCGAAGGATCCCTGTATTTCGCATTTACTTTTCATCTTTCCCTCTTCCCGCTTCGTATATCCTTCTGTCCGTATAGACGGAGCCGACATGACGATCGCTGAAATTCTCCTCCAGGACTTCGACACCGAAATCTCCAACACCCGCCGCACCCTCGAGCGCGTCCCCGAGAACAAAAACAACTGGAAGTGTCACGACAAATCAATGCCTCTCGGCAGGCTCGCCATGCACTGCGCCACTCTTCCTATGTTCGGTTACTACATCCTGGAAGACGACGGCATGGATATGGCCACCTCCAAACGCCCACACATGGCTCTCGAGTTCACCACTCGCGAAAACGCGTTGAAGCAGCTTGAGGAATGCTCCGCCAAATGCCGTGCTTCCTTAGCCTCCGCCAGCGACGAGCGTCTCTCCACTTTGTGGAAGTTTTCTTACGGCGAACAAGTCATCTCCCACAAACCGCGCTCCCAATCCTTCCGCGAGATGTGCTTCGACCATCTCATCCACCATACCGCCCAGGTTGGAGTGTATCTCCGCCTCAACGACATCCCCGTCCCCGCACTCTACGGCCCCTCTGCCGACGAGCAATGGTCAGCCTGAGAGCAACCCTTCAGGCCGCACCTCAAGGCCGCTTGTAGACCACCCCATTCTTCATCACAAACAACACCTTCATAGTCGCCGAGATATCCACCAACGGATCTCCCGGCACTGCGATCACATCCGCATAGTACCCAGCCTTCAACTCCCCAATCTTCTCAGCCCAACCTAGCAGCTTCGCTCCATTCAGCAGGTCCGCCTGCAACACCGCCGCCGGCTTCATCCCAAACTCCACCATTAACTCCAACTCACGCGCCTGTGTCCCGTGCGGAAACGGCCCCACATCGCTCCCCACCGCCATCGGCACCCCCGCCGCCATCTGCTTCTTGAACTCTGCCGCATGATACGCAATCAACTGCCTCTCCCTCGCCTCTGCAGGCTTGCTCACAGCGTGGTCTGCGAAATACTCGCTGATCGCAAACGTCGGCACAGCATAAATCTGCTTCTCCTTCATCGCCCTCATAGTCGAATCGCTCAACTGATACGCATGATCGACCGAAGCCACCCCTGCCGCCACCGCAAATCCCGTCCCCGGCTCCCCTGTCGCATGCACCGCCACCCCCCGCCCCGAACCCACCCCACCACCCGTCCTTTCAGCCTCCTTCACCGCCGCTGCCAGCTCCGCCTCCGTGTACTGATACGGCGTCACAAACTCACCCTCCCGCACCCCATCCTTCCCCGTCTCATACACCTTCGTAAAGTCCGCGCCGCCCTTCCTCTGCTCCCGCATCACCTTCACGATCTCGTCACTCGAATCCGCGTAGTCCGCATTTGAAAGCACCCTCTGCGCCGGGTTATACCCAATCGCGTCCTCGTGCCCGCCGGTCAGATCGATCGCATTGCAACTCATCCGCATCCGCGGCCCCGGTATCAACCCGGAGTTGATCGCATTCCGCACCGCGACATCCGCGCAACCCGCACCCTCGGTACCCATATCGCGCTCCGCCGTAAATCCCGCCATCAAATCCGCCTTCGCCGCCCCCGCCGCAATCAATGTCCGCTCCGGCACACTCTCCTGCACTGTCTGCAAATCCTCCGCCCCCGGATGCAGAAACAGATGCACATGCGCATCGATCAACCCCGGCATCAGCGTCGCATCCCCCAGATCGATCACCTCTGCGCCGGCAGGTCGCTCCACGTGCGGACCCACCGCAACAATCCTCTCTCCCTCCACCAGCACCTCACCCGGAGCCACCAACTTCCCGGCAGCTACATCCAGCATCCGCGCCGCATGCAGCACCACCACATGCTTAGCTGGCCCTGCATCCTGCGCCAAGCAAATCGCCAACGCCGCAAAACCCGCAACCAACCCGCACACTAGTCCACAAAGAAGTTTTTTCATAGTTCCAGCAGCATACCGTGAAATCAGCCAGATCGCGCCCATCCTCACAACGCCGCAGCCACCGCGCCACATCCAACCTCCGTACGCAACCCGACCAGCGGCAAGCTGGAGTACACATGGAGGGAATATGAAAGCAACCTGGAAACACCACGAAGACAACAACGCTCTCGACGCCAAAGAGCGTAACGACCTTCCGGCCTCTGTCTACGCCTTTCCTGAGAAGCGCAAAGAGCCTCTTAGTAACGCCTCCCACGTCCGCAACGCCATCGCCCGCTTCGACCAGGTGAAGGATGTCACCGATCACGAACGCGAACAGGCCTTTGCCAATATCAAAGCTGCAGCCAAACACTACGGTGTAGAAATGCCCGAAACTGACTGGCACGATCTCGGTAAAAAACCACACACCGCCAACCCAAAACACAAAAAGTCAGCCTGACACAAACCTCGTCAAGCAGCACTCAAAACTACACCCGGGTGCCCGCATCTATGTTTTGCAATCGGGCATCCGGCGTGTTGCGACGCGGCATCCGGCGAAGCAGCCCACAACCAGTAGCCGGAGGTCCCAGCCAACCTGCCTTCTCCGCACATTCACCCCACACCAAGAACATCTGCCATTTCCCGCATCGCACACTTTCCAATTGACTTGACAATCCATCCGCGCTAAACACAACCATGCCCCGTCATCTTCCAGTCCTCCTTCGCCGGACGGCCATCCTCCTCGCGATCCTTACCTCTGCCGCGTTCGCCGCGAACCCCAAACTCATCATCCGTAACGCGCGCATCATGACCATGGCCGCCAACCAGCGCGAGCCTATCAACGGCTATCTCTCCATCGCATCAGACGGCACCATCCTCGCCGTCGCTGCCGGAGACCCGCCCGCCACCCTCCACGCCGACAAAGTCATCGACGCCCACGGCGACCTCATGATCCCCGGCTTCATCTCCGCGCACAGCCACCTTTGGCAAGCTGCCTACCGCGGCCTTGCAGCCGACAAAACTCTCCCCGGCTGGATCGACGATCTCTACGGAATCCACGCTGCCAAAGCGTCGCCCGAGGACATGTACTGGTTCGCTCTCCTCGGCTCGCTCGACCACCTTGAGCACGGCATCACCACCGCCTACAACTTCACCTACGGCGGCCGAGCCAAAACCGCAGAGCTAAACAATCAGTTCGAAGAAGCCCAGTTCCGCGGTGCATCAGAGTCCGGCATCCGCTTCGTGCATAGTTACGGACCCGACCGTATGTCTCCCTCAATCACCATCGATCAGGCACGCGCACGCCTCAAGACTTTCCTCGACTGGACCTCCGCCCAGCCAGCCAATCCGCACTTCCTCAGCGTCATGATCAGCGGCATGACCGCATTCAACAACACCTACCAGCAGGCAATGATGGAAGCTGCCATGATGAAGGAGTTCCACCTCGGCAATCAGACCCACTACATCGAAGCGCCCGACGACCAAGGCGAACAGCGCTCCAAGTTTCGTTGGATGATGGACAGCGGCCTGCTCAACAACCAGCTCATCTTCGGACACTTCATCCACTCCGACGAATTCATCCTCCAAGAGACCGCCAAAGCCGGCGCCTCCATGTCCTGGAACCCGCTCTCCAACGGCCGCCTCGCCTCAGGCGTAGCCGACATACCGAAGTACCTCAAGATGGGCATCCGCGTCGGCATGGGCGTCGACGGCGAAGCCAGCGCCGACCTCGCCGACCCCTTTGAAAACATGCGCACCGGCCTCTACGCAATCCACGACAAGTACGAAGACGCCTCCGTCATGAGTCCCTATCAGGTCCTCTGGCTGCACACGATGGGCTCCGCCGACGTCCTCAATATTAAAGACAAACTCGGCTCACTCGAACCCGGCAAGTTCGCCGACTTCCTCCTCATCAACCCGAAGCGTCTCGGCGTCTCGCTCGAAGACCCCTACGCAAACCTCGTCCTCATCGCCTCAGAGCGCGACATCGACAGCGTCTACGTCGGCGGCGAGCTCATGGTAGAGCACAATCAACTCCTCCACCACGACCTCGACAAAATCCAATCCGAGTCCAACCGTCGCGTCCTCGCACAACACTAGAGCAACGCCGCAGTTGTGTAGAGCCGCCTCTTGGCATTTTGTTTGTCATTCCCGAAGGGAATCTGCGGTTGCCTTCCTCCACACCAACATCAAATCCGCTCTAAGGAACCTCTGATTAGTGGTGCTCCCCAGTATTTGCTGTCATCCTGAGCGGGAGCGAAGGATCCCGACAGTCTTCACATACCCCATACCATCGAAGCTTTTCGACCCTCACCTCCGGGGCCTTAGCACCCACCCGCCACCAAACTTTCTACTTACGGCTTAAATCAGAGGTCCCTAAAGCCGGGTGCCCCATACATCGATTTTGATGTATGGGCATCGGGCGAAAGCCCGACCGCTCTCGTCCGCCACTCAAACATATTCGCAACAGGAAAGAATCTAACCAACCTTCTCCGTCAACTCAGCCCACCGCGCATACAGCCCATCCGCATCCTCCTGCGCCGCCTCCATCTCCGCAAGCGCCGCCGTCAACCGCTTCGCATCCACCGCCACCGCTGGATCCTCAATCATCTCCCGAGCCTTCTGCAGCCGATCCTCCGCCGCCTCCACCGCACCCTCAATCCCCGCATACTCCCTAGCCTCAAGATAAGAAAGTTTCTTCTTCCCGCCCGAACTCGAAGCCCCATTCGACCCATTCGAAACAGCAGCAGGCGAAACCGCAACCCCCGTAGCACCCGGAGCGATCGCCTCTTCCACCTTCACACCCCACCACTGCTCCCACTGCGAGTAATCCGCAAACATCTCCGAACCACCCCGCCCATCCAAACCCAGCACAATCGTCGACACCCGATCCAACATGTAACGATCATGGGTCACTAATACCAGAGCCCCCGTGTACTCGAGCAGACTCTCCTCCAGAATCTCCAGCGTCGCAATATCCAGATCGTTCGTCGGCTCGTCCAGCAGCAGCAGATCCGCAGGCTCCAGCATCAACTTCGCGATCAGCACCCGCGCCCGCTCGCCTCCACTCAGCCTCTCCACCGGCTGGTTCAGCTGCTCACTCGTAAACAAAAACTTCGTAGCATAGCTAGCCACATGCACCACGCGTCCCTGGTACACAACAGAGTCCGAATCCGGAGCCAGCGCCCGCCGCAGAGTCACACCCTCCTCCAGCTCACGCATCTGGCTGAAGTAGACAATCTTCAGCGAAGCCGCCTTCTTGATCGTCCCCGTCGAAGGCTCCAACTCGCCAGTCAACAACCGCAGCAGCGTAGTCTTCCCACTCCCATTCGGCCCCACCAGACCCACGCGCATCCCCGAGGTCACCAGAAAATTCAATCCCTCCACAATCTTCCGATCCCCCAGCACAACCGAGACATCCTCCAACTCCACCAGCCGCTTCGTCTGCCGATCCGTCGCCGAAAAATCAATCCCCGCACTCGATGTCTGCACCCGCGAGTTAACCTCTTTCAGCTGCCCAATCAGATCCTGCGCATTATCGATCCGCGCCTTCGCCTTCGTGCTCCTCGCCTTCGGCCCACGCCGCAGCCAGTCCACCTCAATCTTCACGCGATTCTTCAGCGCATCCTGCAGCTTGCTCTGTGCCTCCATATACGCCTGCTTGCCCTCAATAAACTTCGAGTAGGTCCCCTTCACCCGCAGCAGCCCCTCGGCATACACGCGATTCAGTTCCACTATCTCTGTCGCAACATTCTCAAGAAAATAACGATCATGGCTGATAAGCACACAAGCAAAACTACCCTCATTCAGCAGCTCCTCCAGCCACGCAATCCCGGCTAAGTCCAGATGGTTCGTCGGCTCATCCAGCAGCAGCACATCCGGATGCGTCACCACCGCCTCCGCAATCGCCAGTCGCTTCCGCCACCCACCGCTCAGCCGCGCCGCCTCCGCACTCAAATCCGGAAACCCCGTCCGCCCGCTCGTCTCCCGCAACCTCCCCTCATGCTCGCCCTCAGCCACCTTCGCCCGCACCAGCGCAGCCTCCAGCACCTCGCGCACCGTCACCCCCGGCGCAAACACCGACTCCTGCTCCACGTACCCCACCCGCGCCCGCTTCCGCACCGCCACATCCCCGGCATCAGCGTCTTCATCCCCCGCCAGCACCTTCAGCAGCGTAGACTTCCCCGCACCATTCGGCCCAATCAGCCCAATGCGATCCCCATCACTCACGGTAAAACTGATCTCACGAAACAAAGGCGTAGCGCCAAAGGCCTTAGTCAAACCCTGCGCATTTAAGATTGGTGGCATTCCTCCAGTTTACCGTCTGGACCACACCATTCCTAATCGTGCGAGCATAATCAGCGATTCAGTCGAATAAGCCGCATCTCAAGATCATGTCCTCCGCTAAATAAGTCGCGCATGCCAGCAGATTGCGGGGGCAACGGGTTCATAATGTCGAAGTCAATACATCACGGCACTGCGCGGAGGATAGACCTTGAAGATAAAGCCTTTCGGCACATTCCTTGTTGCACTCCTTTGCGTCACAATTGCGACTCAGTCCAGAGGGCAGAATCCGACGCCAGCCCCGGCAGGGGTTCCTGCTTCAGTTGCCACTGCACCTTCAACTCCTTCGCAAACAAAATCCTATGGACTGATCTCGGTGCCGGAGATCTACCCCGGCATCCTGGCCGGATACTTGCCGCAGGGGGCGTTGCCAAATAGTTTGGCTTTGGTTCCACCAGCACCCGTGCCGGGCACCGCTATTTATGCGCTGGACGAAGCTGTCAGCCGAGCCAGCCTCGCCCTGCAAGGGTCTCCGCGTTGGCAGCAGGCAACGAGCGATGCTGACCTTTCGTTCCCTCATGTAGCCGAAACCTTTTCCTGCTCCATCGGCATTCCGATTACCGAGGCCGAGACGCCGCATCTCTACATGTTGTTGCGGCGGTCATTTACCGATGCTGCGCTTTCCACCTATGCCGCCAAGAATCATTACAACCGAAGCCGTCCGTTTGCTGAAAATAACCGCCCCTCCTGCACTCCGAACGACGAAACGTCCTTGAGGAAAGATGGCTCATACCCATCGGGACACACAACGATCGGATGGGCTTGGGCCCTCATTCTGACTGAGATTGCTCCTGAACAGACCGACGCGATCCTGGCGCGCGGACGTTCATTCGGAGATAGTCGCCTGGTCTGCAACGTACATTGGCAAAGCGATGTAAACGAGGGAAGAATGATGGGTGCAGGCACAGTCGCAAGACTGCACGCTGACCCCGCCTTTCGCGCCGATCTCGACGCGGCTAAAACAGAATATGACGTAGCTCGCGCTAAAGAACTAAAACCCTCGCGCGACTGTGCTGCCGAAGCCGCTGCTCTCGCGACCCCTCTCGCGTTCGAGACAAAGCCAGTCGTGCATTGACACGATCCGGACACCAGCTAAATCGCAGTTCCACCCAGCGTGTCGCCCAGCCAACCAGCTAATCCAAATCGAAATCCCGCAACGGCCGATCCGTCAGCGGAGTCTCCTTCGCCTTCTTCACCGCCTCCGCAAACTTCTTCGCCATCACATCATCTTTGTTCTTCTGCGCATCCACGCTCTGCTGAAAGATAGAATCCCTCCGCGCATCCGCCTCGCGCAACGCCTTCGCCGCCTCACCAAAGTCCTCAAACATCTTCTTCTTGGGAGCGGACTTGTGCGCAATCACCGACCGCGTCACCGGGTCCACCTTCAACATCGCCCCACAATCCGGACACAT
This Tunturibacter gelidoferens DNA region includes the following protein-coding sequences:
- a CDS encoding ABC-F family ATP-binding cassette domain-containing protein, which codes for MPPILNAQGLTKAFGATPLFREISFTVSDGDRIGLIGPNGAGKSTLLKVLAGDEDADAGDVAVRKRARVGYVEQESVFAPGVTVREVLEAALVRAKVAEGEHEGRLRETSGRTGFPDLSAEAARLSGGWRKRLAIAEAVVTHPDVLLLDEPTNHLDLAGIAWLEELLNEGSFACVLISHDRYFLENVATEIVELNRVYAEGLLRVKGTYSKFIEGKQAYMEAQSKLQDALKNRVKIEVDWLRRGPKARSTKAKARIDNAQDLIGQLKEVNSRVQTSSAGIDFSATDRQTKRLVELEDVSVVLGDRKIVEGLNFLVTSGMRVGLVGPNGSGKTTLLRLLTGELEPSTGTIKKAASLKIVYFSQMRELEEGVTLRRALAPDSDSVVYQGRVVHVASYATKFLFTSEQLNQPVERLSGGERARVLIAKLMLEPADLLLLDEPTNDLDIATLEILEESLLEYTGALVLVTHDRYMLDRVSTIVLGLDGRGGSEMFADYSQWEQWWGVKVEEAIAPGATGVAVSPAAVSNGSNGASSSGGKKKLSYLEAREYAGIEGAVEAAEDRLQKAREMIEDPAVAVDAKRLTAALAEMEAAQEDADGLYARWAELTEKVG
- a CDS encoding acid phosphatase, which encodes MKIKPFGTFLVALLCVTIATQSRGQNPTPAPAGVPASVATAPSTPSQTKSYGLISVPEIYPGILAGYLPQGALPNSLALVPPAPVPGTAIYALDEAVSRASLALQGSPRWQQATSDADLSFPHVAETFSCSIGIPITEAETPHLYMLLRRSFTDAALSTYAAKNHYNRSRPFAENNRPSCTPNDETSLRKDGSYPSGHTTIGWAWALILTEIAPEQTDAILARGRSFGDSRLVCNVHWQSDVNEGRMMGAGTVARLHADPAFRADLDAAKTEYDVARAKELKPSRDCAAEAAALATPLAFETKPVVH